A stretch of Prunus dulcis chromosome 6, ALMONDv2, whole genome shotgun sequence DNA encodes these proteins:
- the LOC117631840 gene encoding ras-related protein Rab7 isoform X2, giving the protein MDISMKRRTLLKVIVLGDSGVGKTSLMNQYVYKKFHRQYKATIGADFVTKELQIDDKLVTLQVWDTAGQERFHCLGAAFYRGADCCVLVYDVNADPTDPEAFPFVLLGNKIDVDGGNSRAVSEKKAREWCASKGNIPYFETSAKEDYNVDEAFLCIAKTGMINEHEQEIYFQGISETVSEAEQRGRCAC; this is encoded by the exons ATGGATATTTCTATGAAAAGAAGAACTCTGCTTAAGGTCATTGTCCTTGGAGATAGTGG GGTGGGAAAGACGTCTTTGATGAATCA ATATGTGTACAAGAAGTTCCATCGACAGTATAAAGCTACGATCGGTGCTGATTTCGTCACGAAGGAACTTCAGATTGATGACAAGTTGGTGACTTTGCAA GTTTGGGACACAGCGGGGCAAGAAAGATTTCATTGTCTTGGAGCTGCGTTTTATAGGGGAGCTGATTGCTGTGTTCTTGTGTATGATGTAAAT GCTGATCCAACTGACCCCGAGGCATTTCCCTTCGTATTACTTGGAAACAAAATCGATGTAGATGGTGGAAACAGCCGAGCG GTTTCTGAGAAGAAGGCTAGAGAGTGGTGTGCTTCAAAGGGAAACATACCCTACTTTGAGACCTCTGCGAAAGAGGATTATAATGTCGACGAAGCGTTTCTATGCATTGCGAAAACAGGAATGATCAATGAACATGAACAAGAGAT TTACTTCCAAGGTATTTCAGAAACTGTTTCAGAAGCAGAGCAAAGAGGAAGATGTGCATGCTAA
- the LOC117632138 gene encoding probable WRKY transcription factor 51, with amino-acid sequence MDCLQNPNPSSAGPYHFGESIDPSMDFDEFSDYFMLDYGVDDHQDSSSLSTVSPEKFMADRSTGSSGGATSRNSNNNMKCRNEGRKNKIEMGHRVAFRTKSELEVMDDGFKWRKYGKKSVKNSPNPRNYYKCSSGGCNVKKRVERDREDSSYVITTYDGVHNHESPCVVYYNQMPPPVDPNNIWTLRASSQSSASS; translated from the exons ATGGACTGTCTTCagaatccaaaccctagctccGCCGGCCCTTATCACTTTGGAGAGAGCATCGATCCTTCCATGGATTTTGATGAGTTTTCAGACTATTTCATGCTTGATTATGGTGTTGATGATCATCAAGATTCTTCGTCTTTAAGCACCGTGTCGCCGGAGAAGTTCATGGCTGACCGCTCTACTGGATCCAGTGGTGGTGCAACATCAAGAAATAGCAACAATAATAT GAAATGCAGAAATGAGGGGAGGAAAAACAAGATAGAAATGGGTCATAGGGTTGCTTTCAGAACTAAATCGGAGCTGGAGGTTATGGATGATGGATTCAAGTGGAGGAAGTACGGAAAGAAGTCAGTCAAGAACAGCCCAAATCCAAG AAATTACTACAAATGTTCAAGTGGAGGGTGCAATGTAAAGAAGAGGGTGGAGAGGGACCGAGAAGACTCGAGCTATGTGATAACCACATATGATGGAGTGCACAATCATGAGAGCCCTTGTGTGGTATATTACAATCAGATGCCTCCTCCTGTGGATCCCAACAACATTTGGACTTTGCGAGCTTCTTCACAGTCTTCGGCTTCCTCATAG
- the LOC117631840 gene encoding ras-related protein Rab7 isoform X1, producing the protein MDISMKRRTLLKVIVLGDSGVGKTSLMNQYVYKKFHRQYKATIGADFVTKELQIDDKLVTLQVWDTAGQERFHCLGAAFYRGADCCVLVYDVNVSKSFETLQNWHEEFLKQADPTDPEAFPFVLLGNKIDVDGGNSRAVSEKKAREWCASKGNIPYFETSAKEDYNVDEAFLCIAKTGMINEHEQEIYFQGISETVSEAEQRGRCAC; encoded by the exons ATGGATATTTCTATGAAAAGAAGAACTCTGCTTAAGGTCATTGTCCTTGGAGATAGTGG GGTGGGAAAGACGTCTTTGATGAATCA ATATGTGTACAAGAAGTTCCATCGACAGTATAAAGCTACGATCGGTGCTGATTTCGTCACGAAGGAACTTCAGATTGATGACAAGTTGGTGACTTTGCAA GTTTGGGACACAGCGGGGCAAGAAAGATTTCATTGTCTTGGAGCTGCGTTTTATAGGGGAGCTGATTGCTGTGTTCTTGTGTATGATGTAAATGTGAGCAAATCATTTGAAACACTTCAGAACTGGCATGAAGAGTTTCTCAAACAG GCTGATCCAACTGACCCCGAGGCATTTCCCTTCGTATTACTTGGAAACAAAATCGATGTAGATGGTGGAAACAGCCGAGCG GTTTCTGAGAAGAAGGCTAGAGAGTGGTGTGCTTCAAAGGGAAACATACCCTACTTTGAGACCTCTGCGAAAGAGGATTATAATGTCGACGAAGCGTTTCTATGCATTGCGAAAACAGGAATGATCAATGAACATGAACAAGAGAT TTACTTCCAAGGTATTTCAGAAACTGTTTCAGAAGCAGAGCAAAGAGGAAGATGTGCATGCTAA